CGGCCTGATGACGCTTTCGGTCTGCGTGGGCGTGCCGTTGGCCTTCCAGGCGATGGTGAAGTTCTTCTCCATCCTGACCATGATCTTCGTGCCGTTCATCGTGTTCTGGGTGCTGCTGCTGGTGCTGTTCTGGGGGTCGATGGGGGTGTTCCTGTTGTATATGAACTGGTACGCCTGCGAGTGCATCCGCGACAGCGCGCGGGGGCAGATTCGGGCGGCTGACACGATCGGGATGACGCCGGGCGTGTTCGAGATCGTCGGCAATGGCCTGCTTCTGGCCACAGCCGTGGTGGCGACGGGCGGTCCGGCGATCATCTACTACAACGAGACCCGCCGAGCCGATGCGGTCTTCTGGGGCCTATGCGGCGTCGGCGGCTTCCTGCTGCCGACGGCCCTGCTGGGCGCAGCGATGTACGAGGGCGTGCGCGGCCTCAATCCGGCTCGCCTGGTCGTCTCGACGCTCAAGACGCTGCCCCAATACACGATCCGAGCGCCCTTCTGCTACCTGCTGTGCGTGCTGATCCCGGCGGGAATCTACTACATCCTCAAGTCCTGGATACTGGGCCACCTGCTGATGCTCGCGGCCTACTACGTCTGGCTCGTCCTCGCCCACCAGTTGGGCCGCTTCTTCTACAAGAACGAAGAAACCCTCGACTGGGACGTCTAAGCCGGACCGACTCCGTTCCCAGCGCCCGGCGTCGCCTTATCCCGCCCGAGGGATGTAGAAATCCGGGTCGTGGACCAACAGCGAATCCCGGTCGTTCATCGCATAAAGCGTGCGTCGATTATGCGTTCGCACGCGCGTTGTCCTGGAGGGCCTTGACATCGGCGTGGGCGCCGCTGACGAGGATCGTGTCGCCGGCGCGGAGGCGGTACTCGCCGTTGGGCGTGACGAAACGGTTCGGGCGGCCGTCGCAATGCTCGCGGACCAGGAAGATGGCGACGCGGTATCGCGACCACAGTTGCAGCTCTCCGAGCCTGCGGCCGGCCATCCACCGGGGGACGTCGATCTCGGTGACGATCGCATCGCCGCCGAGATGAAGCGTCTGAGACGTGTCGTGGGCCGCGATGCGGGCGCCCAGCTCCAGGGCGATGCCCCGGCTGGCCACCTCCTGGTTGTAGCGGCGCATCACGTCGGTCAGGACCACCGAGCCGACCAGCCGATCGGCGTCATCGACCACAGGCAGGCAATCGAGTTCCGTCTCGGCGAAGCGGTCCACCACCGCATCCAGGAACTGCGTCCGGCGGACGGGGACAACCGGCTGCTTGAAATCCATGATGTCGTAGGCGTAGCGAAGCTCCTCGGGGTCGCCGAGAACGTACTTGAGGTCCTGAACGCAGACCACCCCCGTCAGACGGTCCTGATCGTCCACCGTGAAGATCGCGTTGCCTCGCACCTGCAACGACAGGCGGATCAGCGCGTCGAGCGACGCCGTCTCCGAGATCGACGCCTCGTCGTGACGCAAGACGTCCTCGACCGCAATCGCTCGCAGGATGTTGAGGTCTTCGCCGTGATGGGCCCGAATGCCCACTCGGCGCAGCTTCTCGGTGTAGATGGACTCGGGGTCAAGCTTGCGTGAGACGAACGTCGCCATAACGACGGTGAACATCAGCGGCAGCAGGATGGTGTAGGCGTCGGTCATTTCGACCAGGACCACGATCGCCGACAACGGCGCCAGGATACAGGCGCCGTTGACCGCGGCCATGCCGACCAGAGCATACGCGACGGGCGAAGCCGTCACGTCGGGGAACAACTGGTTGACGATCTGACCGAAGGCGCCGCCCAGCATCGCGCCGATGAACAACGACGGCGCGAACACGCCGCCGGAACCGCCCGAACCGATGGTGATGGAGGTCGCGACGATCTTCAGCCCGACCAGCAGAATCGCAAGGCCCCAGGCCAACTGGCCGTCGAAGAGAATGCGGATCGATTCATAGCCGACCCCCATGATGTGCGGATAGAACACCGCAC
This genomic window from Anaerobaca lacustris contains:
- a CDS encoding chloride channel protein, translated to MPRIWNRRQWVLRRLRLTPATEMLLLAVVVGILGGFGALFFKNLIHLFQSLFWATTDMAVETLGAMAWYRRLLLPAVGGAIVGPLIYFLAREARGPGVPEVMIAVITRNSIIRPIVVIVKSLASAISIASGGSVGREGPIVQIGAAIASTAGQVLRLSPIQLKTLVGCGVSAGIAATFNAPMAGTLFALELIVVDFGLTAFTPILVSAVAATAVTRHFHGNIIEFTVPVFTMVSHWEFGLYLVLGVIAGVVAFLFSRSIYIAEDLFEKTRIPPWIRPASGGLLVGAGAVFYPHIMGVGYESIRILFDGQLAWGLAILLVGLKIVATSITIGSGGSGGVFAPSLFIGAMLGGAFGQIVNQLFPDVTASPVAYALVGMAAVNGACILAPLSAIVVLVEMTDAYTILLPLMFTVVMATFVSRKLDPESIYTEKLRRVGIRAHHGEDLNILRAIAVEDVLRHDEASISETASLDALIRLSLQVRGNAIFTVDDQDRLTGVVCVQDLKYVLGDPEELRYAYDIMDFKQPVVPVRRTQFLDAVVDRFAETELDCLPVVDDADRLVGSVVLTDVMRRYNQEVASRGIALELGARIAAHDTSQTLHLGGDAIVTEIDVPRWMAGRRLGELQLWSRYRVAIFLVREHCDGRPNRFVTPNGEYRLRAGDTILVSGAHADVKALQDNARANA